A window of Chlamydiota bacterium contains these coding sequences:
- a CDS encoding Invasin: MALQSHLKFLLLFAGTFGVCQEINEREVSEPAKTFDTTPIQDENFVKEDQSEYLPRLSVGGFYHNHDHLFGELDVFLPFIQTDDFLLFGNLRGLDFKGSQGEINLGLGVRVLCQHWLFGIYSYYDRKRSEHRKLFNQITAGIEAKTRRFTFDANAYIPFGKTRIREKEFDKVELRDGDNNFKNIWYVRGQEVALWGLDGEIGYNFWKWFSLFAGGFYFDRKGVPSLAGPMGRIEANVDTYKTKNIFYF; encoded by the coding sequence ATGGCATTGCAATCACACCTTAAATTTTTGCTATTATTTGCTGGCACGTTTGGTGTTTGCCAAGAAATAAACGAACGAGAAGTAAGCGAGCCTGCCAAAACGTTTGATACAACACCCATTCAAGATGAAAATTTTGTTAAAGAAGATCAAAGCGAATATTTACCACGCTTAAGTGTGGGAGGATTTTATCATAACCACGACCATCTGTTTGGTGAACTTGATGTATTTCTTCCTTTTATTCAAACGGATGATTTTCTGCTTTTTGGTAATCTTCGAGGATTAGATTTTAAAGGAAGTCAAGGTGAAATCAATCTTGGTTTAGGTGTGCGCGTTCTGTGTCAACATTGGTTGTTTGGCATTTATTCTTATTATGATCGTAAACGTTCTGAACACAGAAAACTTTTTAATCAAATCACCGCAGGCATTGAGGCTAAAACGCGGCGTTTTACTTTTGATGCCAATGCCTATATTCCCTTTGGCAAAACACGCATAAGAGAAAAAGAGTTTGACAAAGTAGAGCTTCGTGATGGGGACAATAATTTTAAAAATATCTGGTACGTTCGGGGTCAAGAGGTTGCCCTTTGGGGATTGGATGGAGAAATAGGTTATAATTTTTGGAAATGGTTTTCGCTTTTTGCAGGAGGTTTCTATTTTGACAGAAAGGGCGTACCTTCGCTAGCCGGACCTATGGGACGCATTGAAGCGAATGTAGATACATATAAAACCAAAAACATTTTTTATTTTTGA
- a CDS encoding Invasin: protein MLKKSALLFLCTFGFCQEPIQEPIQAQSQEQIQELIPVEKEHAYYPTRFSVGGFYHNRDHLFGEIDLLLPFIQSDNFLFFGNIRGLDFEKSKSEMNLGLGFRVIFQDILFGIYSFYDRKKSEHKNFFSQITAGIEAKTKRFTFDANAYIPFGKKRKRDVEADQTELRDGIAPFKNIWFIGGKEVALYGFDGEIGYEVIHGVSFFVGGFYFNRKNTSKIMGPQGRIEVIIDINKNNRFSVVDRIHLEAGVTHDHVRKSRAYAGIRLSWDLGEKGKSRPTGLHKRMTEYVRRDFNIVTAPNNAPFQRLNHPDGSPYTVIVAKNRQELDIAIGNNPNIVALDGASGGSTASTLNDDQFFTGGIFPFGDQHEIRLSNGGTIENGIILGKNNTLRDLTFENAQLTNDPTTKPHVGTLLVEYVSFNNLGSNAIEMVIGAAGTNSTITLQNNTLNVQSQYGIFIERQNAGGLTVANIDNNNIVLNANTNNAGAIFITNGSSTDGFATSQNINFGQIENNTITINATGLIGAQGITLNNTTDPTNKSSQTINNNGSIFNNSITINNGNNHAGIALTNISTNTAPLPTQIIAIDQISSNSITIAAATNNQNILILNTESLTAQTVQTLGVNKVTQNHLTSNFNSTNIGILLDNEGNFVQKMSAGFNDGFFENQIQRDGDTGIIRLTNNNTSTFGSVNVKVNFFGENFQDANNGAEIQETGSDIGHIVITP, encoded by the coding sequence ATGTTAAAAAAAAGCGCACTTTTATTTTTATGCACATTTGGTTTTTGCCAAGAGCCTATCCAGGAACCAATCCAAGCGCAGAGTCAAGAGCAGATTCAGGAACTAATCCCTGTTGAAAAAGAACATGCTTATTACCCCACACGATTCAGTGTAGGTGGGTTTTATCATAATCGCGACCATCTATTTGGTGAGATTGATCTTTTGCTTCCCTTCATTCAGTCCGACAATTTTTTGTTTTTTGGCAACATTCGAGGATTGGATTTTGAAAAGAGCAAATCAGAAATGAATCTTGGATTGGGATTTCGCGTTATTTTTCAGGACATTTTGTTTGGTATCTATTCTTTTTATGATCGCAAAAAATCTGAGCATAAAAACTTTTTTAGTCAAATCACGGCGGGTATCGAAGCAAAAACCAAGCGCTTTACTTTTGATGCTAACGCGTATATTCCTTTTGGCAAAAAACGCAAGCGTGACGTTGAAGCGGACCAAACAGAATTAAGAGATGGAATCGCTCCTTTTAAAAATATTTGGTTTATTGGGGGGAAGGAAGTTGCACTTTATGGCTTTGATGGAGAAATTGGCTATGAAGTGATCCATGGCGTCTCTTTTTTTGTAGGTGGCTTTTATTTTAATAGGAAAAATACTTCTAAAATAATGGGACCTCAGGGTCGTATTGAAGTTATAATCGATATCAATAAAAATAACCGTTTTTCTGTTGTTGATCGGATTCATTTAGAAGCAGGAGTGACCCATGATCATGTAAGAAAATCACGTGCGTATGCAGGCATACGTTTGTCGTGGGATTTGGGTGAAAAAGGGAAGAGTCGTCCAACAGGATTACATAAACGGATGACAGAATATGTCAGACGTGATTTTAATATTGTAACAGCACCAAATAATGCACCCTTTCAGCGGTTAAATCATCCAGATGGATCGCCTTACACTGTAATTGTTGCAAAAAATCGCCAAGAGCTCGATATAGCAATTGGAAACAATCCTAATATTGTTGCTCTTGATGGAGCTTCTGGAGGAAGCACAGCATCTACTTTAAATGATGATCAATTTTTTACAGGGGGTATATTTCCTTTTGGTGATCAACATGAAATTAGACTTTCTAATGGAGGCACAATAGAAAATGGGATCATCCTTGGTAAAAATAATACTCTTAGAGATTTAACTTTTGAAAATGCGCAATTAACAAATGACCCTACTACAAAACCTCACGTAGGTACTTTGCTTGTAGAATATGTGAGCTTTAATAATTTAGGATCCAATGCCATTGAGATGGTGATTGGAGCTGCTGGAACAAATTCCACTATAACACTTCAAAATAACACCTTAAATGTTCAGAGTCAGTATGGCATTTTTATAGAAAGACAAAATGCAGGAGGCCTGACAGTTGCTAATATTGACAATAATAACATTGTATTAAATGCCAATACAAATAATGCAGGAGCAATCTTTATTACAAATGGATCCTCTACTGATGGTTTTGCTACAAGTCAAAACATTAACTTTGGTCAAATTGAAAATAATACTATTACAATCAATGCGACAGGGTTAATAGGTGCTCAAGGTATTACTCTTAATAACACCACAGATCCTACTAACAAATCAAGCCAAACCATTAATAATAATGGTAGCATTTTTAATAATTCGATCACTATTAATAATGGAAATAATCATGCAGGTATTGCTCTTACCAATATATCTACTAATACTGCTCCACTTCCCACACAAATTATCGCTATTGATCAAATTAGTTCTAATTCCATTACAATTGCAGCTGCAACAAACAATCAAAATATTTTAATATTAAATACAGAAAGCTTAACCGCACAGACTGTCCAAACATTGGGGGTTAATAAAGTGACACAAAATCACCTCACAAGTAATTTCAACAGCACCAATATTGGAATTTTGTTAGATAACGAAGGTAATTTTGTACAAAAGATGTCAGCTGGGTTTAATGATGGGTTTTTTGAAAATCAAATTCAAAGAGATGGAGACACAGGTATTATTCGTTTAACTAACAATAATACATCAACTTTTGGATCAGTCAATGTTAAGGTTAATTTTTTTGGAGAAAACTTTCAAGACGCAAATAATGGCGCAGAAATTCAAGAAACGGGATCTGATATTGGTCACATTGTCATAACACCTTGA
- a CDS encoding putative 2-hydroxyacid dehydrogenase has translation MVKILITRDLPDIGKTILKDFEVHQNKKNALTKNELIEAVQLYDGILSTFLDFFDKDILKHATQLKVLSNWAVGTDNIDCAFAKEKNIVVHHLPDIVTISTAEMTLALLLAIFKNVCPANTFVKDGKWNKWDPTFFVGQELHGKTLGIVGFGRIGLAVAKRALGFGMRVLFHKRTKIDVEHCKQVDLDTLLKSSDVVSLHMPLTKEARGMVDLDFLKKMQPSATLLNLARGAVINQNDLIFALKNRIIKQAALDVTDPEPLGKHELANLDNVIITPHIGTATIECRTQMTKKAAENLLAFFNV, from the coding sequence ATGGTAAAAATACTAATTACAAGAGATCTGCCCGATATTGGGAAAACCATTCTCAAAGATTTTGAGGTGCATCAAAATAAAAAAAATGCTCTTACAAAAAATGAGCTTATTGAAGCTGTACAACTCTACGATGGTATTCTATCTACCTTTTTGGATTTTTTTGATAAAGACATCTTAAAACACGCTACACAGTTAAAAGTACTCTCCAATTGGGCTGTAGGTACAGATAATATCGATTGTGCATTTGCCAAAGAAAAAAATATCGTTGTTCATCATTTGCCAGATATTGTCACTATCAGCACAGCTGAGATGACTCTGGCTCTTCTTTTAGCTATTTTTAAAAACGTCTGCCCTGCAAACACATTTGTCAAAGATGGAAAATGGAATAAGTGGGATCCTACGTTTTTTGTTGGTCAAGAACTACATGGAAAAACGTTAGGTATTGTGGGATTTGGACGCATTGGCCTTGCTGTGGCAAAAAGAGCGCTTGGATTTGGAATGCGCGTACTTTTTCATAAAAGAACAAAAATAGATGTGGAGCATTGCAAACAAGTCGATCTAGACACGCTTTTAAAATCAAGCGATGTAGTCTCTTTGCACATGCCTCTAACAAAAGAAGCAAGAGGCATGGTCGATTTAGACTTTTTAAAAAAAATGCAACCTTCTGCAACCCTTCTGAATCTAGCAAGAGGAGCCGTTATTAATCAAAACGATCTTATCTTTGCACTAAAAAATCGTATCATAAAACAAGCAGCGCTCGACGTGACCGATCCAGAGCCTTTAGGAAAACATGAACTTGCCAATCTAGACAATGTGATTATCACTCCACACATTGGGACAGCAACGATCGAATGTCGCACGCAAATGACAAAAAAAGCCGCAGAAAACTTGCTTGCGTTTTTTAACGTTTAA
- the srrB gene encoding Sensor protein SrrB has protein sequence MFSFSQKIIISYLILFLVFFALLFPFVPQSVKWLVEKNMKNIATHVIERVEKSDNLTKLIENLRSQEFIVAYRISLLNSKGILLYDAHLEHLYKKEVAPVPTQHPEVKQALKKGIGFTEQYSVIFGENYFYLAKAFYFQDEKYVLRMAFPATQIRSLIHSIEVAFFVFATVVLALFAVMAFMVLRHLTKPIRSIIQTIRPYQEGKTDTIPEINLPPYTSGDIYALAKTIKGLSKRLELQIENLTQEKNKKQSVLDALGEGVIAFDEQGMVSSFNLTALQILNLTTTDIDQQSTPFTIEKLQPEIAHELKLLLEKTKQSKTLSQAILNLNNRFIEMVTAPINDEMGYVFVVSDKTHHYQVVQMGKQFIANASHELKTPITIIHGYAETLYEHRDLKPAQIDEVTTKIMKNCERMDKLIRTLLTLAEIENIPKERFEKCDLIEVVKNCHYMLDSIYPDLNIHLEMQKDSYVVSGIYNLIELAFFNLIENAAKYSKGTPDITIRFNETTDYIEVEVQDKGIGISEKDLKNIFERFYQTDASQAKNLGGVGLGLSIVKTVLEQHSAKIHVTSKLGKGTTFTLQFPKN, from the coding sequence ATGTTTAGCTTTTCTCAAAAAATCATCATTAGCTATCTGATCTTATTTCTCGTCTTTTTTGCACTTCTTTTTCCATTTGTTCCCCAATCTGTCAAATGGCTTGTTGAAAAAAACATGAAAAATATTGCTACACACGTCATCGAAAGAGTAGAAAAATCCGATAACCTTACCAAGCTCATTGAAAATTTGCGTAGCCAAGAATTTATTGTTGCTTATCGCATTAGCTTACTAAATAGCAAAGGCATTCTTCTTTATGATGCTCACTTAGAACATCTTTACAAAAAAGAAGTGGCTCCTGTCCCAACACAGCATCCCGAAGTCAAACAAGCCCTGAAAAAAGGGATTGGATTTACAGAACAATACTCGGTAATTTTTGGGGAAAACTACTTCTATCTAGCAAAAGCATTTTACTTTCAAGATGAAAAATATGTATTAAGAATGGCATTTCCAGCCACACAAATCAGATCCTTGATCCATAGCATCGAAGTTGCATTTTTTGTCTTTGCCACCGTTGTTTTAGCCCTCTTCGCCGTGATGGCTTTTATGGTTTTGCGCCATTTAACAAAACCTATTCGTTCGATCATTCAAACCATCCGCCCTTATCAAGAAGGAAAAACTGATACCATACCAGAAATCAATCTACCTCCTTACACTTCGGGTGATATCTATGCTCTTGCTAAAACCATTAAAGGGCTATCTAAACGCCTAGAGCTTCAAATTGAAAACCTTACCCAAGAAAAAAACAAGAAACAATCTGTCCTTGATGCTTTAGGTGAAGGTGTTATTGCATTTGATGAACAAGGAATGGTCTCTTCATTTAATTTAACAGCGCTCCAAATTTTAAATTTGACAACTACAGATATCGATCAACAATCTACACCTTTTACAATTGAAAAGCTGCAGCCTGAAATTGCACACGAACTCAAACTTCTTTTAGAAAAAACCAAGCAAAGCAAGACGCTTTCTCAGGCTATTTTAAACCTTAATAATCGTTTCATTGAAATGGTGACAGCTCCAATAAATGATGAAATGGGATATGTATTTGTCGTTTCAGACAAAACACATCACTACCAGGTGGTTCAGATGGGCAAACAATTTATTGCAAATGCTTCGCATGAACTTAAAACGCCCATCACAATCATTCACGGATATGCCGAAACTCTTTATGAACATCGAGATCTTAAGCCCGCACAAATAGATGAAGTCACAACGAAAATCATGAAAAATTGCGAACGTATGGATAAACTCATCAGAACCCTTCTTACCCTTGCAGAAATTGAAAATATCCCCAAAGAACGTTTTGAAAAATGCGATCTTATAGAAGTGGTAAAAAATTGTCATTACATGCTCGATAGTATCTATCCTGATTTAAACATTCACTTAGAAATGCAAAAAGATTCCTACGTTGTTTCAGGCATTTATAATTTGATTGAACTTGCATTTTTCAACTTGATTGAAAATGCAGCTAAATATTCTAAAGGCACTCCAGATATCACCATTCGTTTTAATGAAACCACTGATTATATTGAAGTTGAAGTTCAAGACAAAGGGATTGGTATTTCAGAAAAAGATCTAAAAAATATTTTCGAAAGATTTTATCAAACGGATGCATCTCAAGCAAAAAATTTGGGAGGCGTGGGCTTAGGCCTTTCTATTGTTAAAACCGTTTTAGAACAGCACAGCGCAAAAATACATGTAACATCTAAATTGGGAAAAGGAACAACGTTCACACTTCAATTTCCTAAAAACTGA
- a CDS encoding putative peptidase: MKRLKKLIEWMQELDLDLFIIENPIDLFYFVQVPIHGILLVHAKNSTLFLDGRYISAFQKEKCFKIKAISTFSVDPFKKTKMRIGFDSAITSYERFLKLKTIVKAKGTLVAQSGFLRKLRSVKDADEIKKITHACKVNMQTFNKLIRSIKVGMTEIDLVKKIKQFYLNFGDIIPSFDPIVAFGKNSAIAHHTPSTRKLKVGDVILIDMGCIVDHYASDMTRILFFKKTHPKLLKFFELVNRAKESVCTLLKPGVPLRLLDSTCRQIFKRAKVENLFTHSLSHGVGLEIHEYPFIRKTSASTELLECGQVITIEPGLYDPNIGGIRLEDQVVITKNGFKNLTPAQKKPILIM, translated from the coding sequence ATGAAACGACTAAAAAAATTGATCGAATGGATGCAAGAGTTAGATCTTGATTTATTCATTATCGAAAATCCTATAGACTTATTTTATTTCGTTCAGGTTCCTATTCATGGCATTCTTCTTGTACATGCAAAAAACTCAACACTTTTTTTGGATGGCCGCTATATCAGTGCGTTTCAAAAAGAAAAATGCTTTAAAATAAAGGCTATTTCTACCTTTTCTGTTGATCCCTTCAAAAAAACGAAAATGAGAATTGGGTTTGATAGCGCTATTACCTCTTACGAACGTTTCTTAAAATTAAAAACAATAGTAAAAGCAAAAGGCACACTCGTTGCACAAAGTGGGTTTTTGAGAAAATTGCGTAGCGTTAAAGATGCTGATGAAATTAAAAAAATAACACATGCTTGTAAAGTTAACATGCAAACATTTAATAAATTAATTCGTTCAATTAAGGTGGGAATGACAGAAATAGATCTTGTGAAGAAAATCAAGCAATTCTATTTAAATTTTGGAGATATTATCCCCTCTTTTGACCCCATTGTTGCTTTTGGTAAAAATAGCGCCATTGCCCATCACACACCTTCAACACGAAAACTTAAAGTTGGAGATGTTATTTTAATCGATATGGGATGTATTGTGGACCATTATGCAAGTGATATGACACGCATACTATTTTTCAAAAAAACACACCCAAAGCTTTTGAAATTTTTTGAACTTGTTAATAGGGCTAAAGAAAGTGTCTGTACCCTACTCAAACCCGGCGTGCCCCTAAGATTGCTTGACTCAACATGTCGCCAAATATTTAAGAGGGCAAAAGTAGAAAACCTTTTTACGCATTCTCTATCCCATGGCGTTGGATTGGAAATCCATGAATATCCTTTCATTCGAAAAACAAGCGCATCAACAGAATTGTTAGAGTGTGGACAAGTGATTACCATAGAACCTGGGTTATATGACCCAAATATTGGAGGCATACGCTTAGAAGACCAAGTTGTTATTACAAAAAATGGCTTTAAAAATTTAACTCCCGCTCAAAAAAAACCTATTTTAATTATGTAA
- the mutL gene encoding DNA mismatch repair protein MutL, producing the protein MATITILNNDTINKIAAGEVVESPVAVIKELVENSLDSRATSIDIEVEKQGFHKIKVQDNGSGISFEDLMLCTKRHATSKIQHVDDLYAISTLGFRGEALAAISSISKLHILTQKNTIGHSAYFEKSELVRHEKKARKQGTTIEVLSLFYNVPVRKNFLNEKTWRFQIEKLIEALSLCYLDVKWSLKMDQKEVLFAPVLKEATLEEKLIHRCQYLFPEEFINGSIFINAKNERFRLHGLITRPNLATKAKKTQLFFVNDRLVNTHLCLDAIKSGYGTMIDAFTYPPFCLFLHTPASFVDVNIHPQKKQVRFKEKGHVDMFLKMHIQKALIKDAKPLFTPSSNTYTNTSSFHLKPAFFETHEQEESMLDIKESVRILHQVEDYALCRHNDDNIGFLFCHLKSALEKKYFDLFQNRQIGSHSLLIPQEFHCHQKDTVFIEKNIPLLKTLGFILEPFGPKVFAVYSFPAFLNDGDINEYLLDLIENLKENKQKLYMENKKIMKRLIGKIQLTHFSKDELEQVVQEMIEKKIALSPFGKPIFYHMGTKELDKLFEKNYETTKKIDRMDARVRS; encoded by the coding sequence ATGGCTACAATTACAATTCTCAATAATGACACTATCAATAAGATCGCCGCGGGAGAGGTTGTTGAAAGTCCAGTTGCTGTGATCAAAGAACTGGTAGAAAATAGTTTAGATAGCAGAGCCACATCAATAGACATCGAAGTTGAAAAGCAAGGTTTTCATAAAATAAAAGTCCAAGACAATGGCTCTGGAATATCTTTTGAAGATTTAATGCTTTGTACAAAAAGACACGCAACGAGCAAAATTCAACACGTCGATGATTTGTATGCCATTTCCACTTTAGGATTTAGAGGCGAGGCTCTTGCTGCCATTAGCTCCATTTCAAAATTGCACATTCTCACACAAAAAAATACTATTGGCCATAGTGCGTATTTTGAAAAATCTGAACTTGTAAGGCATGAAAAAAAAGCAAGGAAACAGGGCACAACAATCGAAGTGCTCTCTCTTTTTTACAACGTGCCTGTTCGAAAAAATTTCTTAAACGAAAAGACATGGCGTTTTCAAATAGAAAAGCTTATCGAAGCTCTTAGCTTATGTTATTTGGATGTCAAGTGGTCGCTTAAAATGGACCAAAAAGAGGTTTTATTTGCTCCTGTTTTGAAAGAAGCAACCCTAGAGGAAAAACTCATCCATCGCTGCCAATATCTTTTTCCAGAAGAGTTTATTAATGGGTCCATTTTTATCAACGCAAAAAACGAGCGCTTTAGACTGCATGGATTAATCACAAGACCTAACCTTGCAACAAAAGCAAAAAAAACTCAGCTCTTTTTTGTAAATGATCGTCTGGTCAACACACACTTGTGTCTAGATGCGATAAAAAGCGGATATGGGACAATGATTGATGCGTTTACATATCCACCATTTTGTCTTTTTTTGCACACCCCTGCCTCATTTGTAGATGTGAACATCCATCCGCAAAAAAAGCAGGTGCGTTTCAAAGAAAAAGGGCATGTTGATATGTTTTTAAAAATGCATATTCAAAAAGCGCTTATCAAAGATGCAAAACCCCTATTTACTCCCTCATCAAATACTTATACAAACACCTCTTCTTTCCACCTAAAACCTGCTTTTTTTGAAACACATGAACAAGAAGAATCCATGCTGGATATTAAAGAATCTGTACGCATCCTACATCAGGTTGAAGACTATGCCCTTTGTCGACACAATGATGACAACATAGGTTTTTTATTCTGTCATTTAAAAAGCGCGCTTGAAAAAAAATATTTTGATCTTTTTCAGAATAGGCAAATAGGATCTCACTCCCTTTTGATCCCTCAAGAATTTCACTGCCACCAAAAAGATACTGTTTTTATTGAAAAAAATATTCCACTTTTAAAAACACTTGGGTTTATACTAGAACCATTTGGACCTAAGGTATTTGCTGTGTATAGTTTTCCTGCATTTTTAAATGATGGTGATATCAATGAATATCTTTTAGATTTGATTGAAAATCTAAAAGAGAATAAACAAAAGCTTTACATGGAAAATAAAAAAATCATGAAACGCTTGATTGGCAAGATTCAACTCACACACTTTTCAAAAGATGAACTCGAGCAAGTTGTACAAGAGATGATTGAAAAAAAAATCGCTCTTTCACCTTTCGGAAAGCCCATTTTTTATCACATGGGCACAAAAGAATTGGATAAACTTTTTGAAAAAAACTATGAAACGACTAAAAAAATTGATCGAATGGATGCAAGAGTTAGATCTTGA
- the cca gene encoding CCA-adding enzyme gives MDHLIDYAKQIVNKLKSKGHVAYFAGGFVRDKLLNRPSCDIDIATSATVEQVSSLFPKCIYVGAVFGVVQVVIHKHAFEVATFRKDVGYEDGRRPEKIEMASDVEDAKRRDFTINGMFFDPTTDEVIDYVGGREDLTKKCIRAIGDPLKRFEEDRLRMIRAVRFATLLHFYIETETKEAIRQHASKLFPAVSIERIIDELKKMAQHRTFINALELLEETTLLKILFPKAQINKEALDFLPVEMPFVLKLYQLFTHLEKQEIDSIFSHLKLSNKELDLIENVQTCDLNAKDHTFTTLFAKPFGFEIALAKVAVLENRKELKNQLKEKQTELKDYVHMLQNQTFPIKAKDLIELGVEKGPNLGRLLGKAIEISINERLQDKDQILKKLNMSDS, from the coding sequence ATGGACCATCTTATTGACTATGCAAAACAGATTGTAAACAAGCTTAAATCTAAAGGACACGTGGCCTATTTTGCAGGTGGGTTTGTGCGCGATAAGCTACTAAATAGACCCTCGTGCGATATTGATATTGCAACTAGCGCTACAGTAGAACAGGTTTCTAGCCTTTTTCCAAAATGCATCTATGTAGGAGCTGTTTTTGGAGTGGTGCAAGTTGTCATTCACAAACATGCGTTTGAAGTAGCTACTTTTAGAAAAGATGTGGGGTATGAAGATGGCCGCCGTCCTGAAAAAATTGAAATGGCATCTGATGTTGAGGACGCAAAACGTCGCGATTTTACCATCAATGGGATGTTTTTTGATCCTACAACAGATGAGGTTATTGATTATGTGGGTGGAAGAGAAGATCTGACAAAAAAATGCATTCGTGCAATTGGTGATCCCCTAAAGCGTTTTGAAGAGGATCGCTTGCGTATGATCAGAGCTGTGCGTTTTGCAACTCTGTTGCATTTCTACATTGAAACGGAAACAAAAGAGGCCATCCGACAACACGCCAGCAAACTTTTTCCCGCTGTTTCTATTGAGCGCATTATCGACGAATTAAAAAAAATGGCACAGCATAGAACTTTTATCAATGCTCTTGAATTGTTAGAAGAAACAACATTGTTAAAGATTCTTTTTCCAAAGGCACAGATCAATAAAGAAGCTCTAGATTTTTTGCCAGTGGAGATGCCTTTTGTACTCAAACTCTATCAGCTTTTTACTCATTTAGAAAAACAAGAAATAGATAGCATTTTTTCTCATCTAAAGCTCAGTAATAAGGAATTGGATTTGATTGAAAATGTCCAAACTTGCGACTTAAATGCCAAAGATCACACATTTACCACTCTTTTCGCAAAACCTTTTGGGTTTGAAATTGCGCTTGCAAAAGTAGCTGTTTTAGAAAATAGAAAAGAATTAAAAAATCAGCTCAAAGAAAAACAGACAGAGCTCAAAGACTATGTCCACATGCTTCAAAACCAAACGTTTCCTATCAAGGCAAAAGATTTGATAGAACTAGGCGTTGAAAAAGGACCCAATTTGGGCCGTCTTTTAGGCAAAGCGATAGAAATTAGCATCAATGAGCGTCTTCAAGATAAAGACCAGATTTTAAAGAAATTAAATATGTCGGATAGCTAG